The following proteins are co-located in the Rippkaea orientalis PCC 8801 genome:
- a CDS encoding alpha-amylase family glycosyl hydrolase: MPDLVVHFKKPKGWQNTINIHYWDTHPVSRATQWPGVPMTEEDHDWFVYRFEAIEGANIVFNDSRGQQTQNLKREKEGWFFENNTWYDQNPEGPTIPVIIARPKGGTYLSTQQIFLESSNRDDIIYFTLDGTQPTTASQRYSNPITIDQTATLLTFGVNSQGETGTLESFIYTIDPNADLEPPTITANFDSNTYNKPILVVFTVSDNHAKPVTAYYTTDGTEPTPQSEVYVQGNAMNGLMGKQFSIQESTQIRFLVIDGAGNETHATFYYNIQKGTKSTDFREETIYFLLPTRFYDGDPSNNFFCRDRIKFNRETGEPEDPHWRGDFKGLIEKLDYIKELGFTAIWITPPIENRSGLDYHGYHGYDWTKIDPRLESPDATYQDLIDEIHARGMKIIQDVVVNHSSQYGIRGKVWIDHLPIKYYVPQGSQQGQINYGPYQGNFGNYTHPFREDNDNPVAPEWFRERQNSDPEGIVPLVDPLTGETVPKPGYNPNRFFGIDANTLDPQWYHQDGFMAGGDWESASIQTKHMAGDTIDLYTEKQNVKDYLINAICRYLDMGVDALRLDTVKHVERGNLLEYINAWKAYKPGLFVFGENLVKGSGWGDLFGDDNAPSFIRPWWYTRLGNDVRDPNSGGDSGFSVLDFSLFSTFRDNVSRGSYSGIGGILSRDWVYGDATTLVTFLQNHDVGPDNDFRFRFRGDQWMAAATYNMLWTIRGIPCLYYGEEIEFMKGAPQDIIGNDDTLDQTGRAYFGDYLTDEAIGTTQSHPLYQHIKRLNLIRRSIPALQKAPMSQVNEWGSGMSFIRDYNNGESYAVVGLAMGGQQTITVSNVRNGNYVDAVTGHTINVSGGSLSFSVQGNSAGIYVLNGFGKIGDDGVYLR; this comes from the coding sequence ATGCCTGATCTCGTTGTCCATTTTAAAAAGCCCAAGGGATGGCAAAATACCATCAATATTCATTATTGGGATACTCACCCCGTTTCCCGTGCCACTCAATGGCCGGGAGTTCCCATGACAGAAGAAGATCATGACTGGTTTGTCTATCGTTTTGAGGCAATAGAGGGAGCAAACATCGTTTTTAATGATAGCAGAGGACAACAGACACAAAACCTGAAAAGAGAGAAAGAAGGCTGGTTTTTTGAGAATAACACTTGGTACGATCAAAACCCAGAAGGTCCGACTATCCCTGTTATTATTGCTCGTCCCAAAGGCGGAACCTACCTCAGCACACAACAAATTTTTCTAGAAAGTAGTAACCGTGACGATATCATCTATTTTACCCTCGATGGAACTCAACCAACTACAGCATCCCAACGCTACAGCAATCCTATTACTATCGATCAAACAGCGACTTTGTTAACCTTTGGGGTTAATTCCCAAGGAGAAACCGGAACTCTCGAATCGTTTATTTATACCATAGATCCCAACGCAGACTTAGAACCGCCGACCATTACTGCTAATTTCGACTCAAATACCTACAACAAGCCGATTTTAGTTGTTTTTACCGTCAGCGACAACCATGCCAAACCCGTGACCGCTTACTATACCACCGACGGAACAGAACCCACACCACAATCTGAGGTTTATGTCCAAGGTAACGCTATGAATGGGTTAATGGGTAAGCAATTTAGTATCCAAGAAAGTACCCAAATTCGCTTTCTAGTTATTGATGGTGCAGGGAATGAAACCCATGCAACTTTTTACTACAATATTCAAAAAGGAACAAAATCGACCGATTTCCGCGAAGAAACCATTTACTTTTTGTTACCCACTCGCTTTTATGATGGTGATCCCAGTAATAACTTTTTTTGCCGCGATCGCATCAAGTTTAACCGCGAAACCGGAGAACCGGAAGATCCCCATTGGCGCGGAGATTTCAAAGGATTAATCGAAAAACTCGACTATATCAAAGAATTAGGCTTTACCGCCATTTGGATCACCCCCCCGATCGAAAACCGTAGCGGACTCGACTACCATGGCTATCATGGCTATGATTGGACAAAAATTGACCCCCGACTGGAATCTCCCGATGCTACCTATCAAGATTTAATCGACGAAATTCACGCCAGAGGGATGAAAATCATCCAAGATGTGGTGGTTAACCATTCTTCCCAATACGGCATTCGGGGGAAAGTTTGGATCGATCATTTACCGATCAAATATTATGTCCCCCAAGGATCACAGCAGGGGCAAATTAATTATGGTCCCTATCAAGGGAATTTTGGCAATTACACCCATCCTTTCCGCGAAGATAACGATAACCCTGTCGCGCCGGAATGGTTCCGAGAACGGCAAAATTCTGACCCTGAAGGCATCGTTCCCTTAGTTGATCCTTTAACGGGAGAAACTGTTCCTAAACCGGGGTATAATCCTAATCGCTTTTTTGGCATCGATGCAAATACCCTCGATCCCCAATGGTATCATCAAGACGGCTTTATGGCGGGAGGAGACTGGGAAAGTGCCTCCATTCAAACAAAACACATGGCCGGGGATACTATTGATCTTTACACAGAAAAACAGAACGTCAAAGATTATCTGATTAACGCGATTTGCCGTTATTTAGATATGGGGGTAGATGCCTTACGACTCGATACCGTGAAGCACGTTGAACGGGGGAATCTTCTGGAATATATTAATGCTTGGAAAGCCTATAAACCCGGTTTATTTGTGTTTGGTGAAAATTTAGTCAAAGGGAGTGGTTGGGGTGATTTATTTGGTGATGATAACGCCCCCTCGTTTATTCGTCCCTGGTGGTATACTCGATTAGGAAATGATGTCAGAGATCCCAATTCAGGCGGAGATTCCGGGTTTTCGGTGTTAGATTTTTCCCTATTTTCCACCTTTCGAGATAATGTTAGCAGGGGAAGTTATAGTGGCATTGGTGGGATTTTATCGAGAGATTGGGTATACGGGGATGCAACAACATTAGTCACCTTTTTACAAAACCACGATGTTGGACCCGATAATGATTTTCGCTTCCGTTTTCGGGGTGATCAATGGATGGCGGCGGCAACCTACAATATGCTATGGACAATTCGGGGGATTCCTTGTCTGTATTATGGGGAAGAAATCGAATTTATGAAAGGTGCCCCCCAAGATATTATCGGCAATGATGATACGTTAGATCAAACAGGACGGGCTTATTTTGGGGATTATTTAACCGATGAAGCGATCGGGACAACCCAAAGTCATCCCCTCTATCAGCATATCAAACGGTTAAACTTGATTCGTCGTAGCATTCCGGCCTTACAAAAAGCCCCCATGAGTCAGGTAAATGAATGGGGTAGTGGCATGAGTTTTATTCGAGATTATAACAACGGAGAAAGTTATGCCGTGGTTGGGTTAGCCATGGGAGGACAACAAACCATTACCGTTAGCAATGTTCGCAATGGTAATTATGTTGATGCCGTGACGGGTCATACCATCAATGTCAGTGGGGGTTCTCTTTCCTTTTCCGTTCAGGGTAATTCGGCGGGAATTTATGTCCTCAATGGCTTTGGAAAAATTGGTGACGATGGGGTTTATTTACGGTGA
- a CDS encoding chemotaxis protein CheB has translation MTTLNDTDNSLSLIVGVGASAGGLDAFSELLSHLPTDTGMGFVLVQHLSPGQESLLSELLARTTRMPVATAENGMTVEANHVYVIPPNAQMTIAEGQLQLAACDQLQGRIKTIDVFFESLAADQKNKAIALSGYADPRSIGASLEAGFQEYLSKPVDINELISSVSALSRRQ, from the coding sequence ATGACTACGTTAAATGATACAGACAATAGTCTCTCGCTAATTGTAGGGGTTGGAGCATCTGCGGGGGGGCTAGATGCCTTTTCGGAACTGCTCAGTCATTTACCCACCGATACCGGGATGGGGTTTGTGCTGGTGCAGCATCTTTCCCCTGGACAGGAGAGCCTATTAAGCGAGTTATTGGCACGCACCACGCGAATGCCAGTCGCCACCGCCGAAAATGGCATGACGGTAGAGGCCAATCATGTCTATGTGATCCCCCCCAATGCTCAGATGACCATCGCCGAGGGACAACTGCAATTAGCTGCTTGTGATCAACTCCAGGGACGGATTAAAACCATTGATGTCTTTTTTGAATCCTTAGCAGCCGATCAAAAAAATAAAGCGATCGCCCTATCAGGCTACGCCGATCCACGAAGTATAGGGGCTTCTCTCGAAGCAGGTTTTCAGGAGTACCTGAGCAAACCAGTCGATATAAACGAATTGATATCTTCTGTATCTGCTCTTTCTAGGAGGCAATAA
- the rsmH gene encoding 16S rRNA (cytosine(1402)-N(4))-methyltransferase RsmH: MTNSCDRPLITPLEPPNASFIHISVLSQETIAGLNIIPGGHYLDATVGSGGHSRLILATFPDVRITAIDRDSQAIAAAASNLAELGSERLKFWQGNFADYPGKIAEFSGIIADLGVSSPQFDFPERGFSFRHEGALDMRMDQTQSLTAGEIINQWSETALADLFYQYGEERRSRSMAKHIVQQRPFKTTTQLAEAIAQTVPPKYRYGRIHPATRVFQALRIAVNEELSSLERFLDQAPQWLQPGGRIGIISFHSLEDRIVKYRFRDSSWLTVMTKKPIIPQREEQLKNPRSRSAKLRLAERHLV, from the coding sequence ATGACTAACTCCTGCGATCGCCCTCTAATTACCCCATTAGAACCCCCAAACGCTTCCTTTATCCACATTTCCGTACTTTCCCAAGAAACGATCGCGGGGTTAAACATTATTCCCGGTGGCCATTATTTGGATGCAACCGTCGGAAGTGGAGGTCATAGTCGGTTAATTTTGGCGACTTTTCCCGATGTACGGATAACCGCTATTGATCGAGACTCCCAGGCGATCGCTGCTGCTGCGTCTAATTTAGCCGAATTAGGCTCAGAACGTCTGAAGTTTTGGCAGGGAAATTTTGCGGATTACCCCGGTAAAATCGCAGAATTTAGCGGAATAATCGCAGATTTAGGGGTGAGTTCTCCTCAATTTGACTTTCCTGAACGGGGGTTCAGCTTTCGTCATGAGGGAGCGTTAGATATGCGGATGGATCAAACCCAGTCTTTAACGGCCGGGGAGATCATCAACCAGTGGTCAGAAACTGCGTTAGCGGATCTGTTTTACCAGTATGGAGAAGAAAGGCGATCGCGTTCTATGGCTAAACATATTGTACAACAACGTCCCTTTAAAACAACAACCCAATTAGCGGAGGCGATCGCGCAGACGGTTCCCCCCAAGTATCGCTATGGACGCATTCACCCGGCTACCCGTGTCTTCCAAGCGTTGCGAATTGCAGTTAATGAAGAATTATCGTCTTTAGAAAGATTTTTAGATCAAGCCCCCCAGTGGTTACAACCAGGGGGACGCATAGGGATTATTAGTTTTCATAGTCTTGAAGATCGCATTGTTAAATATCGCTTTCGGGACTCTTCTTGGCTAACAGTGATGACCAAAAAACCCATTATTCCCCAACGCGAAGAACAGTTAAAAAACCCCCGTTCTCGGTCTGCTAAATTGAGATTGGCTGAACGCCATTTAGTTTAA
- a CDS encoding DUF4168 domain-containing protein — protein MTRSLMASLLAVIGILHGCNIIPIFSRQDPSPTPEITDADVNNYAKTVLNIESQRQIAYQKIQKIIGNSPPEIACDRPDSFKQLPTEAQKIAVDFCNNSKDIAQESGLTTSKFNLMTEKAQEDNILKKQIQNAMIELRQNN, from the coding sequence TTGACTCGCTCTCTAATGGCTAGTTTACTAGCAGTGATCGGTATTCTTCATGGCTGTAATATTATCCCAATCTTTTCTCGACAAGATCCTTCCCCGACCCCTGAGATTACAGATGCTGATGTTAATAATTATGCTAAAACCGTCTTAAATATAGAATCTCAACGTCAAATTGCTTATCAAAAAATTCAAAAAATTATCGGTAATTCGCCTCCAGAAATTGCTTGCGATCGCCCGGATAGTTTTAAACAATTACCGACAGAAGCACAAAAAATTGCGGTAGATTTTTGTAATAATTCTAAGGACATTGCTCAAGAAAGTGGCTTAACTACTAGCAAGTTTAATCTCATGACTGAAAAAGCTCAAGAGGATAACATACTCAAAAAACAGATTCAAAATGCTATGATTGAACTGCGTCAAAATAATTGA
- the mnmE gene encoding tRNA uridine-5-carboxymethylaminomethyl(34) synthesis GTPase MnmE gives MAELVTLGETIAAIATAIVPQQGSIGIVRLSGNQAVTIARQLFTAPGQQKWESHRILYGYIRHPQTQQVIDEALLLLMLAPRSYTREDVVEFHCHGGIIPVQQVLQLCVEQGAKLAQPGEFTLRAFLNGRIDLTQAESVAQLVGARSPQASQMALAGLQGKLAQPIRQLRDRCLDILAEVEARIDFEEDLPPLDENSIIEGLQDILTHVQALLATADRGELLRTGLKVAIVGRPNVGKSSLLNAWSRSDRAIVTDLPGTTRDVVESQLIVGGIPIQVLDTAGIRETADRVEKLGVERSRHVASQADLVLLTIDAQMGWTTEDEAIYQQVQHRPLILVINKIDLGLADSLSFIPQIKQIVKTVAAQNQGIEQLEKAILASVESQNIQAANLDLAINQRQAAVLTRAKIALEKVQETIVNQLPLDFWTIDLRAAIQALGEITGEEITESVLDRIFSRFCIGK, from the coding sequence ATGGCTGAACTTGTTACCCTAGGAGAGACGATCGCAGCGATCGCTACTGCTATTGTTCCCCAACAAGGGAGTATCGGCATTGTTCGTCTCTCAGGAAACCAGGCCGTAACCATCGCCCGTCAGCTTTTTACTGCCCCTGGACAGCAAAAATGGGAAAGTCATCGCATTCTCTATGGTTACATCCGTCATCCCCAAACTCAACAGGTGATCGATGAGGCGTTACTGTTGTTAATGTTAGCTCCTCGTTCCTATACCCGTGAAGATGTGGTGGAATTTCACTGTCATGGGGGCATTATTCCTGTTCAACAGGTTTTACAATTGTGTGTGGAACAGGGAGCAAAATTAGCCCAACCAGGAGAATTTACCCTACGGGCGTTCCTCAACGGCAGAATTGACCTAACTCAAGCCGAAAGCGTCGCCCAATTGGTGGGGGCTCGATCGCCCCAAGCGTCTCAAATGGCACTGGCCGGGTTACAAGGGAAACTCGCCCAACCTATCCGCCAGTTACGCGATCGCTGTCTTGACATCCTCGCAGAAGTTGAGGCAAGAATCGACTTTGAGGAGGATTTACCCCCCCTGGACGAAAATTCTATTATTGAGGGGTTACAGGACATTTTAACCCACGTTCAAGCCCTGTTAGCCACGGCAGACCGAGGGGAACTCCTACGGACAGGGTTGAAGGTGGCCATTGTAGGTCGTCCAAATGTGGGCAAATCGAGTCTATTAAATGCTTGGAGTCGTAGCGATCGCGCTATTGTGACGGATTTACCGGGAACGACTCGCGATGTGGTAGAATCTCAGCTAATTGTAGGGGGTATTCCTATTCAGGTACTTGATACCGCAGGAATCCGCGAAACTGCCGATAGGGTAGAAAAACTTGGGGTTGAGAGATCGCGTCATGTTGCTAGTCAAGCGGATCTCGTTTTACTCACCATTGATGCTCAAATGGGATGGACAACAGAGGATGAAGCCATTTATCAACAAGTTCAACATCGTCCCCTAATTTTAGTGATTAATAAAATTGATTTAGGGTTAGCTGACTCTCTTAGTTTTATACCACAAATCAAGCAAATTGTCAAGACTGTGGCTGCTCAAAATCAAGGAATTGAACAGTTAGAAAAGGCAATTTTAGCATCAGTTGAAAGCCAAAATATTCAAGCAGCTAACTTAGATTTAGCCATTAATCAACGACAAGCAGCCGTCTTAACCCGCGCTAAAATTGCTCTAGAAAAGGTACAAGAAACGATTGTTAATCAACTTCCCCTCGACTTTTGGACGATTGATCTACGCGCTGCTATTCAAGCATTAGGAGAAATTACGGGAGAGGAAATTACTGAATCGGTATTAGATAGAATTTTTAGTCGCTTTTGTATTGGGAAATGA
- a CDS encoding DUF5132 domain-containing protein: MLQSLKTAYQNNPTRTIAIGLGVVVLTPVLIPLLKPLAKATVKTGVILYEKSKTTLAEVGEVLGDIVAEAKTEIIAEQAEKMGFLDSLPSESDN; this comes from the coding sequence ATGCTACAATCTCTCAAAACAGCGTATCAAAATAATCCTACCCGTACTATTGCGATTGGTTTAGGGGTTGTGGTGTTAACACCCGTCTTAATTCCTTTACTGAAACCTTTAGCCAAAGCAACGGTCAAAACAGGCGTTATTCTCTATGAAAAAAGCAAGACAACTTTAGCCGAAGTGGGGGAAGTTTTAGGAGATATTGTAGCTGAAGCCAAGACAGAGATCATAGCAGAACAAGCCGAAAAAATGGGGTTTCTAGATTCACTCCCCTCCGAGAGTGACAACTAG
- a CDS encoding type II toxin-antitoxin system HicB family antitoxin: protein MVNYDHYTYRVTWSVEDEEFVGLCAEYPSLSYLDQDRNAALEGITNLVKEVVADLQANGEAVPEPIAERTYSGKFQVRIPPELHRKLAIEAAEENVSLNRYVSHKLAS, encoded by the coding sequence ATGGTTAACTACGATCACTATACCTATCGAGTTACTTGGTCAGTGGAAGACGAAGAATTTGTCGGATTATGCGCTGAATATCCGAGTTTATCTTACCTTGATCAAGACCGCAATGCTGCCCTCGAAGGGATCACTAACTTAGTTAAAGAAGTAGTGGCCGACCTTCAAGCTAATGGGGAAGCAGTTCCCGAACCCATTGCCGAGAGAACCTATAGTGGTAAATTTCAAGTCCGCATTCCCCCCGAACTCCACCGAAAATTGGCGATCGAAGCAGCAGAGGAAAATGTCAGCTTAAATCGCTATGTAAGCCATAAACTGGCTAGTTGA
- a CDS encoding acetolactate synthase large subunit, which produces MGELTTAELLVQCLENEGVEYIFGLPGEENLHILQALKHSSIKFITTRHEQGAAFMADVYGRLTGKAGVCLSTLGPGATNLMTGVADANLDGAPLVAITGQVGTDRMHIESHQYLDLVAMFAPVTKWNKQIVRPSITPEVARKAFKLAQSEKPGAVHIDLPENIAAMPVEGQPLKRDSQEKTYASYRSLNAAAMAISKAQNPLILVGNGTIRANASESLTEFATALNIPVANTFMGKGVVPYTHPLALWTLGLQQRDIITCAFEGCDLVIAVGYDLIEYSPKKWNPDGKTPIIHIGMAPAEIDSSYIPLVEVVGDISDSLMDILKRADRHGKSTAIASGLRAQIVEDYERYAQDEGFPVKPQKIIYDLRQVMGPEDIVISDVGAHKMWMARHYHCDCPNTCLISNGFAAMGIAIPGAIAAKLVHPDKKVVAVTGDGGFMMNCQELETALRVGTPFVTLIFNDNGYGLIEWKQLNQFGESAFIRFGNPDFVKFAESMGLKGYRVESASDLIPTLKMALAQDVPAVIDCPVDYGENIRLSQKSGDLSCQIWE; this is translated from the coding sequence ATGGGGGAACTAACAACCGCCGAATTACTGGTTCAATGCTTAGAAAATGAAGGAGTCGAGTATATTTTCGGACTTCCTGGGGAAGAAAATCTGCATATTCTTCAAGCCTTAAAGCATTCTTCGATTAAATTTATCACCACTCGCCATGAACAAGGGGCTGCTTTTATGGCCGATGTTTATGGGCGACTCACGGGGAAAGCGGGGGTTTGTTTATCAACCCTCGGTCCAGGGGCGACTAACTTAATGACGGGAGTCGCCGATGCTAACCTCGATGGGGCTCCTTTGGTGGCTATTACTGGACAAGTGGGAACTGATCGGATGCACATTGAATCCCATCAATACTTGGATTTAGTGGCCATGTTTGCCCCTGTTACCAAATGGAATAAGCAAATTGTCCGCCCCAGTATTACCCCAGAAGTTGCCCGAAAGGCCTTTAAGTTGGCTCAAAGCGAAAAACCTGGGGCAGTTCACATCGATTTACCCGAAAATATCGCAGCGATGCCCGTAGAAGGACAACCCCTCAAGCGGGATAGTCAGGAAAAAACCTACGCCTCTTACCGCAGTTTGAACGCGGCGGCGATGGCGATTTCTAAGGCGCAAAATCCCCTAATTTTAGTGGGTAATGGCACGATTCGAGCTAATGCCAGTGAATCACTCACGGAATTTGCAACGGCTTTAAATATTCCCGTGGCTAATACCTTCATGGGTAAGGGGGTGGTTCCTTATACTCATCCTTTGGCGTTGTGGACGCTAGGCCTGCAACAACGGGATATCATCACTTGTGCCTTTGAAGGCTGCGATCTGGTGATTGCGGTGGGGTATGATTTAATCGAATATTCACCGAAAAAATGGAATCCTGACGGAAAAACTCCAATTATTCACATCGGCATGGCACCGGCTGAAATTGACAGCAGTTATATTCCTCTGGTGGAAGTGGTAGGGGATATTTCTGATTCCTTGATGGATATCCTCAAACGAGCCGATCGTCATGGAAAATCAACGGCGATCGCATCGGGTTTACGCGCTCAAATTGTGGAAGATTACGAACGCTATGCTCAAGATGAAGGATTTCCCGTTAAACCCCAAAAGATTATTTATGATCTCAGGCAAGTGATGGGTCCAGAAGATATCGTGATTTCTGACGTAGGAGCTCATAAAATGTGGATGGCTCGTCATTATCACTGTGATTGTCCTAATACCTGTTTGATTTCTAATGGGTTTGCAGCGATGGGGATTGCTATTCCTGGCGCGATCGCGGCTAAACTGGTTCATCCTGATAAAAAGGTGGTGGCGGTTACAGGGGATGGCGGTTTTATGATGAATTGTCAGGAATTAGAAACCGCTTTGCGCGTAGGAACGCCTTTTGTGACCCTTATTTTTAATGACAATGGCTATGGTTTGATCGAATGGAAACAACTTAATCAATTTGGGGAATCTGCGTTTATTCGGTTTGGCAATCCTGACTTTGTTAAATTCGCTGAAAGTATGGGATTAAAAGGCTATCGGGTAGAATCCGCTTCTGATTTAATTCCAACTTTGAAAATGGCTTTAGCTCAGGATGTTCCAGCCGTCATTGATTGTCCCGTTGATTACGGCGAAAATATCCGTCTATCACAAAAATCTGGCGATCTCAGTTGTCAAATTTGGGAATAA
- a CDS encoding NAD-dependent succinate-semialdehyde dehydrogenase, with protein MGIATVNPATGETLKTFEPLTPSEIEAKLALADATFKQYRKTSMVQRSQWLKQAADILDKDSQKWGELMTLEMGKPIKGAIAEAKKCALVCRYYAENAPEFLKDTPVSTDASRSFIRYQPLGIILAVMPWNFPFWQVFRFAAPALMAGNVGILKHASNVPQCALAIETILKSAGFPEGAFQTLLITANQVEAVINDDRVKAATLTGSEYAGASLASAAGKHIKKTVLELGGSDPFIVLESADLEAAATTAVTARMLNNGQSCIAAKRFILVDAIADRFEQLLAEKFQTLKVGDPQSEDTDIGPLATASIRQEIEQQVQETVTKGAKIVIGGQSYRDRPGNFYPPTILKDIPMDSPGYSDEFFGPVALLFRVKDIDEAIELANSTIFGLGASGWTHDATEQERLIEEIESGCVFINGMVKSDPRLPFGGIKRSGYGRELSSQGIQEFVNVKTVWIK; from the coding sequence ATGGGTATCGCTACGGTTAACCCAGCAACGGGGGAAACCCTAAAAACCTTTGAACCGCTAACGCCATCGGAAATTGAAGCGAAACTTGCTCTCGCGGATGCAACCTTTAAACAATACCGCAAAACCTCAATGGTGCAGCGTAGCCAATGGTTAAAGCAAGCAGCAGATATTTTAGACAAAGATAGCCAAAAATGGGGCGAATTAATGACCTTAGAAATGGGGAAACCCATTAAAGGCGCGATCGCAGAAGCTAAAAAATGCGCCCTCGTCTGCCGTTATTATGCCGAAAACGCTCCTGAATTTCTCAAAGATACTCCCGTTTCTACCGATGCTAGTCGTAGTTTTATTCGCTACCAACCATTAGGTATTATTTTAGCGGTTATGCCTTGGAATTTTCCTTTCTGGCAAGTTTTTCGCTTTGCAGCCCCCGCTTTAATGGCCGGAAACGTTGGTATCCTCAAACACGCTTCTAACGTCCCTCAATGCGCTTTAGCCATTGAAACCATTCTTAAATCCGCCGGATTTCCTGAAGGAGCGTTTCAAACGCTGTTAATTACCGCCAACCAAGTAGAAGCAGTGATCAACGATGATCGCGTCAAAGCAGCAACCCTAACGGGAAGCGAATATGCAGGGGCAAGTCTAGCCTCAGCCGCCGGTAAACACATCAAAAAAACCGTCCTTGAATTGGGGGGGAGCGACCCGTTTATTGTTCTCGAAAGTGCGGACTTGGAAGCAGCCGCGACGACTGCTGTTACCGCCCGAATGCTCAATAACGGACAATCTTGTATCGCAGCAAAACGGTTTATCCTAGTAGATGCGATCGCCGATCGCTTTGAACAGTTGTTAGCCGAAAAATTCCAAACCTTGAAAGTGGGTGATCCCCAGTCAGAGGATACTGACATTGGTCCGTTGGCCACTGCTTCTATTCGGCAAGAGATTGAACAGCAAGTTCAAGAAACGGTAACAAAAGGGGCTAAAATTGTGATTGGAGGCCAATCTTACCGCGATCGTCCTGGTAACTTCTACCCGCCTACCATTTTAAAAGATATTCCGATGGATTCCCCTGGTTATAGCGATGAGTTCTTTGGACCGGTGGCTTTACTCTTTCGGGTTAAAGATATCGACGAAGCAATCGAATTAGCTAATAGTACCATTTTTGGTTTGGGCGCGAGTGGGTGGACTCACGATGCGACAGAACAAGAACGGTTAATCGAGGAAATTGAGTCTGGATGCGTCTTTATCAATGGGATGGTTAAATCCGATCCCCGTCTGCCCTTTGGGGGAATCAAGCGATCGGGTTACGGACGGGAATTGAGTAGCCAAGGCATTCAGGAATTTGTTAATGTCAAAACCGTTTGGATTAAGTGA